In Halorubrum sp. PV6, a single window of DNA contains:
- a CDS encoding DUF5785 family protein, whose protein sequence is MDWPHDPDGEQGSEGMRQYGHAVLAKKVNEEEDFPLSADDYVEAYGDHPIRIDFETVVSVEEIFENVEKAEFADFVEFHQELGRAMRENGYWFYEGAEQFVDGSA, encoded by the coding sequence ATGGACTGGCCACACGACCCCGACGGCGAACAGGGCAGCGAGGGCATGCGGCAGTACGGACACGCGGTGCTCGCGAAGAAGGTCAACGAGGAGGAGGACTTCCCGCTGTCGGCCGACGACTACGTCGAGGCGTACGGGGACCACCCGATTCGGATCGACTTCGAGACGGTGGTCTCCGTCGAGGAGATCTTCGAGAACGTCGAGAAAGCGGAGTTCGCGGACTTCGTCGAGTTCCACCAGGAGCTCGGACGGGCGATGCGCGAGAACGGCTACTGGTTTTACGAGGGCGCAGAGCAGTTCGTCGACGGCAGCGCGTAG
- a CDS encoding bifunctional UDP-sugar hydrolase/5'-nucleotidase, with protein sequence MPRLVHYSDIENVFDTPERAARLAGRIRELSGPDAAVVATGDTTAPGVLSLVATGRQILDFYAATDTLLDTFGNHEFDYGPDPLRSLIRDATATFVSANVRDESGEPFGRAEGVVPWTIRRVDGAAVGFVGVTDPATHSLNPMAAELSFDDPVVSVRDALAELRKAAAEAGDGLDHTVVLSHLGAGDDDLARELDVDVILGGHVHSPRNERVADTLLVRPGVNGEAVVEVELGEAATADGEPRPAATLHEPDGAEPVDGLAGALEGRMAAADLGEVVGRVTEPIERTGAVVHGGECRVGNFVADAFRWALDADVGLSNAGGLRQGDPWAGDVTKADLISLIPFEEPVALASITGAELRDVLREMAAPDVDFGEDAWWHGHVSNAQVVWDADAELLLEATVGGEPIDPEARYTVAVSEYLLHSDHEFPTLAQRHRVDEAGIQYEVLADYAREHGIDPRIEGRIEIRNRDAIAEPRR encoded by the coding sequence ATGCCCCGCCTCGTTCACTACTCCGACATCGAGAACGTCTTCGACACGCCGGAGCGGGCGGCCCGGCTCGCCGGGCGCATCCGCGAACTCTCCGGACCGGACGCGGCCGTCGTCGCCACCGGCGACACCACCGCGCCGGGCGTCCTCTCGCTCGTCGCCACCGGCCGGCAGATTCTCGACTTTTACGCCGCGACCGACACCCTCCTCGACACCTTCGGCAACCACGAGTTCGACTACGGTCCGGACCCGCTTCGCTCGTTGATCCGTGACGCCACCGCGACGTTCGTCTCCGCGAACGTCCGGGACGAGTCCGGCGAGCCGTTCGGTCGCGCCGAGGGCGTGGTCCCCTGGACGATCCGTCGCGTCGACGGCGCCGCCGTCGGGTTCGTCGGCGTCACCGACCCCGCAACGCACTCGCTGAACCCGATGGCCGCCGAACTCTCCTTCGACGACCCGGTCGTCTCCGTCCGAGACGCGCTCGCGGAGCTGCGCAAAGCGGCGGCCGAAGCGGGCGACGGGCTCGACCACACGGTCGTCCTGTCGCACCTCGGCGCCGGCGACGACGACCTCGCCCGCGAACTCGACGTCGACGTGATCCTCGGCGGGCACGTTCACAGCCCGCGAAACGAACGCGTCGCCGACACCCTGCTCGTCCGTCCCGGCGTCAACGGCGAAGCGGTCGTCGAGGTCGAACTCGGCGAGGCGGCGACCGCCGACGGGGAACCCCGCCCCGCCGCGACCCTCCACGAGCCGGACGGCGCCGAGCCGGTCGACGGACTCGCGGGCGCCCTCGAAGGCCGGATGGCCGCGGCAGACCTCGGCGAGGTCGTCGGTCGGGTGACGGAGCCGATCGAACGGACCGGGGCGGTCGTCCACGGCGGCGAGTGCCGCGTCGGCAACTTCGTCGCCGACGCGTTCCGCTGGGCGCTCGACGCCGACGTGGGGCTGTCGAACGCCGGCGGGCTCCGTCAGGGCGACCCGTGGGCCGGCGACGTGACGAAGGCCGACCTGATCAGTCTGATCCCGTTCGAGGAGCCGGTGGCCCTCGCGTCGATCACCGGCGCGGAGCTTCGCGACGTGTTGCGCGAGATGGCCGCTCCCGACGTCGACTTCGGCGAGGACGCGTGGTGGCACGGTCACGTCTCGAACGCGCAGGTCGTCTGGGACGCCGACGCCGAACTCCTCTTGGAAGCGACGGTCGGCGGCGAACCGATCGACCCCGAAGCGCGTTACACGGTCGCCGTCTCCGAGTACCTGCTCCACTCGGACCACGAGTTCCCGACGCTCGCCCAGCGCCACCGGGTCGACGAGGCGGGCATCCAGTACGAGGTCCTCGCCGACTACGCTCGCGAACACGGGATCGACCCCAGAATCGAAGGCCGAATCGAGATCCGCAATCGAGACGCGATCGCCGAACCGCGTCGATAG
- the rpl7ae gene encoding 50S ribosomal protein L7Ae, with protein sequence MPVYVDYETPADLAERSLEALEVARDTGTVKKGTNETTKAVERGNADLVIVAEDVSPEEIVMHLPELAEEKGIPVVFVDTQDEVGHAAGLEVGSAAAAVVDAGDAADDVEDIGEKVAELR encoded by the coding sequence ATGCCCGTTTACGTAGACTACGAAACCCCAGCCGACCTCGCCGAGCGATCGCTTGAGGCGCTCGAGGTCGCCCGAGACACCGGTACCGTGAAGAAAGGAACCAACGAGACCACGAAGGCCGTCGAGCGCGGCAACGCGGACCTCGTCATCGTCGCCGAAGACGTCTCCCCCGAGGAGATCGTGATGCACCTCCCCGAGCTCGCAGAGGAGAAGGGCATCCCGGTCGTCTTTGTCGACACGCAGGACGAAGTCGGCCACGCCGCCGGCCTCGAAGTCGGCTCGGCCGCCGCCGCCGTCGTCGACGCCGGCGACGCCGCCGACGATGTCGAGGACATCGGCGAGAAGGTCGCGGAGCTTCGATAA
- a CDS encoding 30S ribosomal protein S28e produces the protein MSAEEGTGDSTTAEVIEVVGKTGMHGEAMQVKCRIQEGSNQGRIITRNVLGPVRMGDVLQLRETQRDADSIGGR, from the coding sequence ATGAGCGCAGAAGAGGGCACCGGCGACTCGACGACCGCGGAGGTCATCGAGGTCGTCGGCAAGACCGGGATGCACGGCGAGGCCATGCAGGTCAAATGCCGCATCCAAGAGGGATCGAACCAGGGCCGGATCATCACCCGGAACGTCCTGGGCCCCGTCCGCATGGGCGACGTGCTCCAGCTCCGGGAGACCCAGCGGGACGCCGACTCCATCGGAGGTCGATAA
- a CDS encoding 50S ribosomal protein L24e, translated as MVETRTCDYTGEEIEPGTGTMYVKTNGQILHFVDSKAEKNYFLGREARDLEWTEEGRNQGGE; from the coding sequence ATGGTCGAGACACGCACCTGCGATTACACCGGCGAGGAGATCGAGCCCGGCACGGGCACGATGTACGTCAAGACGAACGGACAGATCCTCCACTTCGTCGACTCGAAGGCGGAGAAGAACTACTTCCTCGGCCGCGAGGCGCGCGACCTCGAGTGGACCGAGGAAGGGCGCAACCAGGGTGGCGAGTAG
- the ndk gene encoding nucleoside-diphosphate kinase, producing MSHHDERTFVMVKPDGVQRGLIGEIVSRFEERGLKLVGGKFMQIDEDLAHDHYGEHEGKPFFDGLVEFITSGPVFAMVWEGADATRQVRAMVGETDPAESAPGTIRGDFGLDLGHNVIHASDHEDEGANEREIDLFFDEDELVDYGLDTAAWVYEDEQH from the coding sequence ATGAGCCACCACGACGAGCGCACCTTCGTGATGGTCAAGCCCGACGGCGTCCAGCGCGGGCTCATCGGCGAAATCGTCTCCCGCTTCGAGGAGCGCGGGCTGAAGCTCGTCGGCGGGAAGTTCATGCAGATCGACGAGGACCTCGCACACGACCACTACGGTGAACACGAGGGCAAGCCGTTCTTCGACGGTCTCGTCGAGTTCATCACCTCCGGACCCGTCTTCGCGATGGTGTGGGAAGGCGCCGACGCGACCCGGCAGGTCCGCGCGATGGTCGGCGAGACCGACCCCGCCGAGTCCGCACCGGGCACGATCCGCGGCGACTTCGGCTTGGACCTCGGCCACAACGTGATCCACGCGTCGGACCACGAGGACGAGGGCGCGAACGAGCGCGAGATCGACCTGTTCTTCGACGAGGACGAGCTCGTCGACTACGGCCTCGACACCGCCGCCTGGGTGTACGAGGACGAACAGCACTGA
- a CDS encoding PQQ-binding-like beta-propeller repeat protein, with the protein MDRRVLFASLILLAGGATGVGVALFAFVGVDDATIDAEVVWESGPVAGDGDDGSGAVVATMDGDPLVLQPAVADGDRTIRATVAGGTVAWETPLGGGVGAGDGTDPPTVSGLVTGPLGDGDAVAFTTDSGALVVLDAADGTDRFTVDLGGASGLRPAMGDIDGDGDTEVAAATTDGRIVAVDAAGETVFRTELDGSIERRPLAVDFDGSDADTEASVTRGLAVATATDGGRTISLLDGSGRAQWTTTPSVTPFTWSAADSRDGPVIAIGGTNGNVETVDVADGGTRYEIGLQDLPVAVGDADPGRVHVAGSGSVWAVDLLDGEVVWKQQYGGDTRVNTPYIGDVNGDGSPGPVAVNRDGGMLALNQQGEPIARGDVGGVVYSGPLFADVTGDGSDDVLVVTQTGRIVAFSD; encoded by the coding sequence ATGGACCGCCGCGTTCTGTTCGCGAGTCTGATTCTGCTTGCCGGCGGCGCGACCGGGGTCGGCGTCGCGCTGTTCGCCTTCGTCGGCGTCGACGACGCCACCATCGACGCCGAGGTCGTCTGGGAGTCTGGCCCCGTCGCCGGCGACGGCGACGACGGCAGCGGCGCGGTCGTCGCCACCATGGACGGCGACCCGCTCGTCCTCCAACCGGCCGTCGCGGACGGCGATCGGACGATACGCGCCACCGTCGCCGGCGGAACAGTTGCGTGGGAGACGCCCCTCGGCGGCGGCGTCGGTGCCGGCGACGGCACGGACCCGCCGACCGTGAGCGGGCTGGTCACGGGCCCGCTCGGTGACGGCGACGCCGTCGCGTTCACGACCGACTCGGGCGCGCTCGTGGTGCTCGATGCGGCCGACGGAACCGACCGATTCACCGTCGACCTCGGCGGAGCGAGCGGGCTTCGCCCGGCGATGGGCGACATCGACGGCGACGGCGATACCGAAGTCGCCGCGGCCACGACCGACGGTCGGATCGTCGCCGTCGACGCCGCCGGCGAGACGGTCTTCCGGACCGAACTCGACGGATCGATCGAGCGGCGACCGCTGGCCGTCGATTTCGATGGGTCCGACGCCGACACCGAGGCGAGCGTCACCCGCGGCCTCGCGGTCGCGACGGCGACCGACGGCGGTCGGACGATCAGCCTGCTCGACGGGTCGGGACGGGCGCAGTGGACGACGACCCCGTCAGTGACGCCGTTCACGTGGAGCGCGGCCGACTCCCGCGACGGCCCGGTAATCGCCATCGGCGGGACGAACGGGAACGTAGAGACCGTCGATGTCGCGGACGGAGGCACTCGCTACGAGATTGGGTTACAGGACCTCCCGGTCGCCGTGGGCGACGCGGACCCCGGTCGCGTCCACGTCGCCGGCAGCGGGAGCGTCTGGGCCGTCGACTTACTCGACGGCGAAGTGGTCTGGAAACAGCAGTACGGCGGCGACACGCGGGTGAACACGCCGTACATCGGCGACGTGAACGGCGACGGGTCGCCGGGACCGGTCGCGGTGAACCGGGACGGCGGGATGCTCGCGTTGAACCAGCAGGGCGAACCGATCGCCCGCGGCGACGTCGGGGGAGTCGTCTACAGCGGCCCGCTGTTCGCCGACGTGACCGGCGACGGCAGCGACGACGTACTCGTCGTCACACAGACCGGCCGAATCGTGGCGTTTTCCGACTGA
- a CDS encoding carbonic anhydrase, with product MSFDLLPELLERNADHVASLDADAFENRRDGQRPPVVSVCCSDSRVSQEGMWAVDRPGFLFTAGNIGNRVSDTVDGERVLDGSVAYPLVYTETEVLAVVGHTGCGAVGAALNAVETGELPADPGVKADVSTLVPIVEAGLDALDGTGDGDADAATASVRNRLVEYNVHEQVAMARETDAAADASVYGFVYDFHGAYGGPDGAVYLVNVDGERDPDALRDRVGPEHAARVATLL from the coding sequence ATGAGCTTCGATCTTCTGCCGGAACTTCTCGAACGCAACGCAGACCACGTTGCGTCACTCGACGCCGACGCCTTCGAGAACCGGCGCGACGGTCAGCGCCCGCCGGTGGTCTCCGTCTGCTGTTCCGACTCCCGCGTGTCACAGGAGGGCATGTGGGCGGTCGACCGGCCCGGATTTCTCTTTACCGCCGGCAACATCGGAAACCGCGTCAGCGACACCGTGGACGGCGAGCGCGTCCTCGACGGCAGCGTCGCCTACCCGCTCGTGTACACCGAGACGGAGGTTCTCGCGGTCGTGGGCCACACCGGTTGCGGGGCGGTCGGCGCCGCGCTCAACGCGGTCGAAACCGGCGAACTGCCGGCCGACCCCGGCGTCAAAGCCGACGTGTCGACTCTCGTGCCGATAGTCGAGGCGGGGCTCGACGCGCTCGACGGCACCGGGGATGGCGACGCCGACGCCGCGACCGCCAGCGTCCGGAACCGCCTCGTGGAGTACAACGTTCACGAACAGGTGGCGATGGCCCGCGAGACCGACGCGGCCGCCGACGCGTCGGTGTACGGCTTCGTGTACGACTTTCACGGGGCCTACGGAGGGCCTGACGGGGCGGTCTACCTCGTGAACGTCGACGGCGAGCGCGACCCAGACGCCCTCCGCGACCGCGTCGGCCCCGAACACGCGGCGCGCGTGGCGACGCTGCTATAA
- a CDS encoding AAA family ATPase — protein MTAGDETDADRASPDASAAGDLVVVCGLPGVGKSTVAERVAERVDGERLRTDVVRKELFEEPSYTDAETAAVYAALLDRARERVASGASVVLDATFADAQFRADAREVGESDAGSFTLVEVICEESVVKRRIERRDGISDADFEVHLQFKREFDEIDADHVVIDNAGAEAETLAQVDDAFGGIGPTTGRE, from the coding sequence ATGACAGCGGGCGACGAGACCGACGCCGACCGGGCGTCGCCGGACGCGTCGGCCGCCGGCGACCTCGTCGTCGTCTGCGGGCTGCCGGGCGTCGGCAAATCGACCGTCGCGGAGCGCGTCGCCGAGCGCGTCGACGGCGAGCGGCTCCGAACCGACGTGGTCAGGAAGGAGCTGTTCGAGGAGCCGTCGTACACCGACGCGGAGACGGCGGCCGTCTACGCGGCGCTGCTCGACCGCGCCCGCGAGCGGGTCGCGAGCGGTGCGTCGGTGGTCCTCGACGCGACGTTCGCGGACGCGCAGTTCCGCGCCGACGCCCGCGAGGTGGGCGAAAGCGACGCCGGGTCGTTCACCCTCGTCGAGGTGATATGCGAGGAATCGGTCGTCAAACGACGGATCGAGCGTCGCGACGGGATCAGCGACGCCGACTTCGAGGTCCACCTCCAATTTAAGCGGGAGTTCGACGAGATCGACGCCGACCACGTCGTCATCGACAACGCGGGTGCGGAGGCGGAGACGCTCGCGCAGGTCGACGACGCGTTCGGCGGAATCGGGCCGACGACGGGCCGGGAGTGA
- the eif1A gene encoding translation initiation factor eIF-1A, which yields MSEESGRKNLRMPSDDEVFAVVTEHLGGNHVRLRCVDGETRMGRIPGRMKYRTWISEGDVVLAEPWDWQDEKANVEWRYDDDDADQLRREGHIQ from the coding sequence ATGAGCGAAGAATCCGGACGCAAGAACCTCCGAATGCCCTCGGACGACGAAGTGTTCGCCGTGGTGACAGAGCACCTCGGCGGGAATCACGTGCGACTGCGCTGTGTCGACGGCGAAACGAGAATGGGCCGGATCCCCGGCCGCATGAAGTACCGCACCTGGATCAGCGAGGGCGACGTGGTCCTCGCGGAACCCTGGGACTGGCAAGACGAGAAGGCGAACGTCGAGTGGCGGTACGACGACGACGACGCGGACCAGCTCCGGCGCGAAGGCCACATTCAGTAA
- a CDS encoding thiolase family protein, with protein sequence MTDGTTPVIAAAYRTPQGRDGGVYADTRSEDLSTTLIDHTLAETGLTGDHVDDLMWGVAQQRTEQDNNVARVIALLSELGESVPATSINRWCASSMQAVISASDAIAAGNRDCIIAGGVENMSRVPMDGDSYEHLHPELSEQYNIFQLQMGMTAEKVAEEYDVSRETQDEYAARSHQRAAEATESGRFDDEIVPVETDDGLVEEDEGIRPDTTAEKLAGLSPAFTGDGSVTAGNSSQISDGASLTLVTSKAFAEDHGLDVLAEVGTNNVAGVDPTVMGIGPVPATRGLLDRAGTTIDDYDLVELNEAFASQCEYSRRELGIDEEQYNVNGGAIALGHPLGASGARLPVTLVHEMQKQDADRGLATLCVGFGQGAAIEFSR encoded by the coding sequence ATGACAGACGGAACCACTCCGGTTATCGCCGCCGCCTATCGAACGCCGCAGGGACGAGACGGGGGCGTCTACGCCGACACTCGCAGCGAGGACCTCTCGACGACGCTCATCGACCACACGCTCGCGGAGACGGGGCTGACAGGCGACCACGTCGACGACCTGATGTGGGGCGTCGCCCAGCAGCGCACCGAACAGGACAACAACGTCGCGCGCGTCATCGCCCTGCTCTCCGAGCTGGGCGAGTCGGTGCCCGCGACCTCCATCAACCGCTGGTGCGCCTCCTCGATGCAGGCGGTCATCTCCGCGTCCGACGCCATCGCGGCCGGAAACCGCGACTGCATCATCGCCGGGGGCGTCGAGAACATGAGCCGGGTCCCGATGGACGGCGACTCGTACGAACACCTCCACCCGGAGCTCTCCGAGCAGTACAACATCTTCCAGCTACAGATGGGGATGACCGCCGAGAAGGTCGCCGAGGAGTACGACGTGAGCCGCGAAACGCAAGACGAGTACGCCGCGCGGAGCCACCAGCGCGCCGCCGAGGCGACGGAGTCGGGCCGCTTCGACGACGAGATCGTTCCCGTGGAGACCGACGACGGCCTCGTCGAGGAAGACGAGGGGATCCGCCCGGACACGACCGCGGAGAAGCTCGCCGGCCTCTCGCCCGCCTTCACCGGCGACGGGTCGGTGACCGCCGGGAACTCCTCGCAGATCTCCGACGGCGCGTCGCTGACGCTCGTCACGAGCAAGGCGTTCGCGGAGGATCACGGCCTCGACGTGCTGGCGGAGGTCGGCACGAACAACGTCGCCGGCGTCGACCCGACCGTGATGGGGATCGGTCCGGTCCCCGCGACGCGGGGCTTGCTCGACCGCGCCGGGACGACCATCGACGACTACGACCTCGTCGAACTCAACGAGGCGTTCGCCTCCCAGTGTGAGTACTCGCGGCGCGAACTCGGCATCGACGAGGAGCAGTACAACGTCAACGGCGGCGCCATCGCGCTCGGGCACCCGCTCGGGGCCTCCGGCGCTCGGCTCCCCGTGACGCTGGTCCACGAGATGCAAAAACAGGACGCCGACCGCGGGCTCGCGACGCTGTGTGTCGGCTTCGGGCAGGGCGCGGCGATCGAGTTCAGTCGGTAA
- the gpmI gene encoding 2,3-bisphosphoglycerate-independent phosphoglycerate mutase: METALVILDGWGLGGGTAEDGGEPVDPSGRPAGRDAVAAADTPTFDGATDRGANGELVVHSRRVGLPEGQMGNSEVGHLNIGAGRVVKQAYTRITDALAEGSLADIDAIADALDHVEATSGRVHFMGLVSDGGVHSDIEHLLALIDAAADAGVPATTHAFTDGRDTAPEIADGFLADVTAKADERGTGHVATVMGRYHAMDRDENWERTRKAYDAIVDREAPHTADTAVEAATAAHARGETDEFIEPTLVDDAPALADGDAVVFFNFRADRARQLVRMLTDTQPAWAFDLDQPDVAMITMTEYDETFAFPVAFPPEMPENTIGEVVSDAGLTQLRLAESEKYPHVTYFLNGGREVEFPGERREIVESPDVPTYDLQPEMSAPEVTDTAVSIIESDDPDLLVLNYANPDMVGHTGDFDAAVEAVEAVDAQLGRLLDAIADAGGHAIVTADHGNADDMGTREEPHTAHTFNPVPFVYVSPDGDDGGATVREDGSLCDIAPTLVELIGLDRPAEMTGESLLVE; this comes from the coding sequence ATGGAGACGGCACTCGTTATTCTCGACGGATGGGGCCTCGGCGGCGGCACGGCGGAGGACGGCGGAGAACCGGTCGATCCCTCGGGCCGACCGGCGGGCCGCGACGCGGTCGCTGCGGCGGACACGCCGACCTTCGACGGGGCGACCGACCGCGGCGCCAACGGCGAACTCGTAGTTCACAGCCGGCGCGTGGGGCTCCCCGAGGGGCAGATGGGGAACTCCGAGGTCGGCCATTTAAATATCGGTGCGGGGAGAGTCGTCAAGCAGGCGTACACGCGGATCACGGACGCGCTCGCGGAGGGGTCGCTCGCCGACATCGACGCCATCGCCGACGCGCTCGACCACGTCGAGGCGACCAGCGGGCGGGTCCACTTCATGGGCCTCGTCTCCGACGGCGGCGTCCACTCCGACATCGAACACCTGCTCGCGCTGATCGACGCCGCCGCCGACGCCGGGGTGCCGGCGACGACCCACGCGTTCACCGACGGGCGCGATACGGCGCCCGAGATCGCCGACGGCTTCCTCGCCGACGTGACGGCGAAGGCGGACGAGCGCGGCACGGGCCACGTCGCGACCGTGATGGGTCGGTACCACGCGATGGACCGCGACGAGAACTGGGAGCGGACGCGGAAGGCGTACGACGCTATCGTCGACCGCGAGGCGCCACACACCGCCGACACGGCCGTCGAGGCGGCGACGGCGGCGCACGCCCGCGGCGAGACCGACGAGTTCATCGAGCCGACGCTCGTCGACGACGCGCCCGCGCTCGCCGACGGCGACGCGGTCGTCTTCTTCAACTTCCGGGCCGACCGCGCCAGACAGCTGGTCCGGATGCTCACCGACACACAGCCGGCGTGGGCGTTCGACCTCGACCAGCCGGACGTCGCGATGATCACGATGACCGAGTACGACGAGACGTTCGCGTTCCCGGTGGCGTTCCCGCCGGAGATGCCGGAAAACACCATCGGCGAAGTCGTTTCCGACGCTGGGCTCACCCAGCTTCGGCTCGCCGAGTCGGAGAAGTACCCCCACGTGACCTACTTCCTCAACGGGGGGCGCGAAGTCGAGTTCCCCGGCGAGCGCCGGGAGATCGTCGAGAGCCCGGACGTGCCGACCTACGACCTCCAGCCGGAGATGTCGGCGCCGGAAGTGACCGATACGGCCGTCAGCATCATCGAATCCGACGACCCCGATCTGTTGGTCCTCAACTACGCGAACCCGGACATGGTGGGCCACACCGGCGACTTCGACGCCGCGGTCGAGGCGGTCGAAGCGGTCGACGCCCAACTCGGTCGGCTCCTCGACGCGATCGCCGACGCCGGCGGGCACGCCATCGTGACCGCCGACCACGGCAACGCCGACGACATGGGCACCCGCGAAGAGCCACACACCGCACACACGTTCAACCCGGTCCCGTTCGTCTACGTGAGCCCCGACGGTGACGACGGTGGCGCGACGGTGCGCGAGGACGGCTCGCTCTGTGACATCGCGCCGACCCTCGTGGAGCTCATCGGACTCGATCGGCCCGCCGAGATGACCGGCGAGTCGCTGCTCGTCGAATAA
- a CDS encoding ArsR family transcriptional regulator → MDSAVLLDLLGNENRRRILRLLATKPCYVTEISEYLDVSPKAVIDHLRKLEEAGLIESTTDDQRRKYFRIARSLRLEVSVSPYGFGAKSAYPAKNSFDMASRCQHLSIDDPEESEGADGLADLAGEYSRLQNLDRELSLAQRWVQGRVEDTLAEIDERLGTESDSRFFAAVLAALVETEGTPSAVADEVGARERTVADALRRLADVGVVARDGSADVDRYRIR, encoded by the coding sequence ATGGATTCTGCGGTACTGCTCGATCTCCTCGGGAACGAGAACCGGCGACGCATCCTCCGGCTGCTCGCCACGAAGCCCTGCTACGTCACGGAGATCTCGGAGTACCTCGACGTCAGTCCAAAGGCCGTCATCGACCACCTGCGCAAGCTCGAAGAGGCCGGCCTCATCGAGTCGACCACCGACGATCAGCGCCGCAAGTACTTCCGGATCGCTCGCAGCCTCCGGCTCGAAGTGAGCGTCTCCCCGTACGGCTTCGGCGCGAAGAGCGCGTACCCCGCCAAGAACAGCTTCGATATGGCGTCCCGGTGTCAACACCTCTCGATCGACGACCCGGAGGAGAGCGAGGGCGCGGACGGGCTGGCCGACCTCGCCGGCGAGTACAGCCGCCTCCAGAACCTCGACCGGGAGCTCTCGCTGGCCCAGCGGTGGGTGCAGGGGCGCGTGGAGGACACGCTGGCCGAGATAGACGAGCGGCTCGGCACCGAGTCCGACAGCCGATTTTTCGCCGCCGTCCTCGCCGCGCTGGTCGAGACCGAGGGCACGCCGTCGGCCGTCGCCGACGAGGTCGGCGCCCGCGAGCGGACGGTCGCCGACGCCCTCCGGCGGCTCGCCGACGTCGGCGTCGTCGCCCGCGACGGCTCCGCAGACGTGGATCGCTACCGGATCCGATAG